CGTGCGTGAATCGCAGGTGGTGCCTTTGATGCCCGCGAACATGCCCATGCCGGCGCTGCTTGCCGCGGAATGCCTAGCGGCGAAAGGTACCGACTGGCAGCTGCTCGCTTACGAGGCGGTGGACGGACACATGCCCGGCCAGCCGTGGACCAGCGCCGAGCTCCTGGCGGTCGAGGACTCCTGCAACACCGCCGCCGGCCTCTTGGTGGGCTTCCCGCGCGGTGCAGCCGGCCGCCCAGTTACAGAAGATATGGCCCGGATACCCTCCACTTTCGAGCCGGTAGCCGGGGGCGGTCCGGCGCCGTGGTTCCTGCCGACACTGAGTGCCGCACAGGCACGGATGTTTTCCGAGCTGCTGGAACTGTGCCCCGTAGCACTGGCAGGTGATGCAGTCCTTCACGGGGACCTGCGCCCGGACAATATCCTGGTCACCTCCGGGCGGGCACTGTTCTGCGACTGGAATTTCCTCGGGACCGGCGCTCCCTGGCTGGACTGGGTCGGGGTACTCCCCTACGTGCGTGGTGACGGGTTCGACGCCGACGCCGAACTCCGGCGGTCGGCGCTTACCCGGGACGTTCCGGCTGACCATATTGACGCGTGGCTGGCGTCGCTGCTCAACTGCATGATCGACTCGGGCTGCAAGCCCGAGGTGGAATCCAGTCCGCACCTGCGCAGCCACGGCCGGCATACCGCACGGTTGATCTACGCATGGCTGGCCGCCCGGCGGGGGCTTGCCGGGTGAGGGCCGGTTGCGAGGCGAGGGCGGGCCGCCCAGCGAGGCTGCTAGTGGATTTCGAAGCGCGGCGGCAACGGCTCCGTCGCACCATTTGTGCCTGCTCGCCACCGTTCCGACTGCGCATAGCGCTCGATAA
This genomic stretch from Arthrobacter sp. zg-Y1110 harbors:
- a CDS encoding phosphotransferase translates to MQSIPDYRRTAARRSWDGLPAVLQSRFRTYLGGRITSVQPAGGGFTPGFAAVLGNDAGARVFVKAAPASDAVTYPSYVRESQVVPLMPANMPMPALLAAECLAAKGTDWQLLAYEAVDGHMPGQPWTSAELLAVEDSCNTAAGLLVGFPRGAAGRPVTEDMARIPSTFEPVAGGGPAPWFLPTLSAAQARMFSELLELCPVALAGDAVLHGDLRPDNILVTSGRALFCDWNFLGTGAPWLDWVGVLPYVRGDGFDADAELRRSALTRDVPADHIDAWLASLLNCMIDSGCKPEVESSPHLRSHGRHTARLIYAWLAARRGLAG